GCATTATTTCGTAACAAGTTCAAAGTACCTAATCAATCATTACCAAGGtcacatttttttgtaacttgaaaaaataattgaagagAATCTTGAATTGCTGCCAGCATTAAAGGCTTTACTCTAACAAATATTCGGTATACCTcgatttataaatattatattgaagaACTTTCAGGAAAGGGTATTTCAAGTACGAACAACCCGCTTTTTGCTATGCGATTATGATTGCCACCTAAGCGAGAGAGTAGGTTGTTAGCACTTTCTGATTGTGCGAcgattaaatgtttttttgtagtatttgttGCTGATAAAGTTTAAACGTCTGGAAGATATGTTTGGAAATATTAAATGTCTGTAGATTATAAGACCATTACAGTGCAAATACTCTAAAAGCAACTTTGTCGCAAATAAacgaaaagtaaataattatatcAAAGACACACAGTGcagtttttacttttttggggttaaattgtataatagcTAATCTTATATTATTACGTTATCGTTTTTTATCATTTCTTTGCTTGCGAGCTTGCCGGAAACTTATGTCTGaagatattatatttcatatgaTTGGCATTGCAatcgattttattgaaattaaagttatTATCTTTTAAAcaggaaaaaataatattgcaaataaaatgttttcgattaaaaaagtattttagaaTCGTTTTGCtcattgcaaaatatttataaattacaattattgtcATGGAgataatataaatgtaatagaCAGATAAGAATGACATAATGACAGCTACAACCATTAAACTAAAATGATTTTAGTGATTAAAATTGCGAGGCAACTATGTTATCTTCTATGTAGTTTAAGAACTGGACAGACTATAGTACACTAGGAGGACatacacatttaaaatatcacATACACTACACCAAGATCCCCTCTTAATCCCGCTTGTTTTTCTGCTCTGGTCTCTTGCCGCGGCATCGCTGGATGAGGGAAACCCAACTAATAATGACAATGGCCAGAATGCTGCCCACAACAAGGTAAACATCCAGTGAGTAGTAGACGAAACGTGACATCTCCACAGAACTAGGTTTGATAAGGTGATCTCCGCCTGTGTGGGCAACATGCTCCACCCACCAGATCGCTGATTGCAACGCCTGCTGTGGTCGATGGTGGAAGGAATGGGACACAATCTTGGCAGCCTCGGCATATCTGGAAAGCACGAAAGGGAATTTAGTAAAATGACAAATGGAGACTGCATAAGTAACTCACTTAGGATCTAGGGCACGCTTCAAGGACCGCATTACGCTGTTCTCGGAAATGTCCTCGTAGTTAAGCAGCTCTCCCATGCCACGCTGCACCAAAGCAGCGGCATTGAGGAACTGATCACCATACATGGGCGTTATAACGGTTGGCACTCCACAGTAAGCCGCTTCCGAGCTGCCCATTAAACCGCCGTGGGTCATAAACACCTTCACATTGGGATGACAGAGAATATCGCGTTGTGGCAACCACTTCATGATGTGCATGTTGGCTGGTTTGTTGGGCAACGTCTCATTCTCCCACTTCCAGATCACCTGCTGCTTAAGTCGAGCCACGGCACGTACAATGCCATCCCGCTTGGCGGTCGACAACGAATTTGCTCGTATCATGGAGCCCCAACTGATGAGGATGACGCCTTCCTCAGCACTGTCCAGAAGTCGCTGCAATTCAGCACTCAACGGTTTGGATTTCTGAATGTGTAGGCCGCCCACCTCGATGACATTGGGGGGGCAGAGGCTTGGGTCCACTGAGGGAATAGTGTTGATTTACCAGGAACACAGATGTGTTCTTCGCCAGCTCACCCACTGAGGGCAAATCATGGCCAAACTTGTACTGCACCAAAGCATCCGCAGCGGGAATCGAGATCAGTCTAAGGTCGATGAATAATTAATAGGCTAACATTGAATAGATCTCTTCTGGCAACTGCACTTACTTGTACATCCAGTTGAGTGCGTGAAAGGTGAACCAATTGGCCAGGCGACCTGCAAAGTCCATGTCCTGTGATTGGGCCATAAAGAGTGCCGGGATGTGGGAGGGGGATTATGGGTGCTCCCATGCGTTCATAGTGCCAGGGCATCAGAGCACAACTGCTCAAGGCGACGATGGGGGCTTGTAGTTGATGCGCCACGCCCATCATGCAGTCCGTGTTGAATTGTTCCATCACGATGACGTCATAGTAGCCTGCCTTCTTCTTAAGGATCGTCTGCAACGCATCCGAGCGCAGTGTCGAATTGCACGACTGCTTGCCCCATTCGTGGAGCAAAAAGAATTCCACAAAGTGATTGTAGAAGGCGCGCTTTTcgaaaaactgcaaaaaagaaaaataaaaccaaattgttgttgtttgaatTTTACTTTCGCTTTTAGCAAAGTTCATTAACAAATTCGCAGTAATGaattgtttataataataGACAATGAAATGTAGCAAAAACTGAAAGTGAAAGTTCATTTCATGCGTAATGCCTTGGGCAATCCTTGAGTGAGGTAACGaacttgcttttattttgtaaacaaattaaaagctaAATACGAAAGCACTGCATGCCATTCACAATAGACCCGGCGGTTCACTGCTTGCTTAGAACCGACATACAAATAAAGTGGTATACTGCTTGCCAGtcaaataagaataaaatagcGTAAGCAGTGCAAGCAGTGCCGACTCGTAGTAAACGCACGCACGATATTCCGTTATGTTTTGGTACTTTcacattgctgttgttgttgttgctcaccTTGAGGTCCACACTATTCGTTAGCTTGTCCATGCCGGTAAGCGGAAAATCCTTGTAGCGTATGGGTGGATTTTTACTAGGAAAATGACTAACCACACTGACGTCGTGTCCACCCTCGGCCAGCGCATGCATGATGGGTTGAAAGAAGTGGAAATGACTGACGCCGGGATGCGGAAACAATCCGAGCACCTTCAGTGGACGACCTGCATCCACTTGGTGGCCCAAGATGTGCAGCgtcgacagcaacagcggcaacatcagcaacattCGCGACATCTTTTTAGTTGGTGAATATGTAGAATTCTGTTTTGTTACAGAATGGTATGCagagtaaattaaaattagaaattagaaaaatcgaaaataacaCTTGTTGCCCTTCTTgattatttgcaaattgcaataatttgaCCTTGGCTGCAGTTGGCAGCTCTGCGCATgacacaaacaacacaaaattatgtaaatttcacTATAGGTTCAACACACAGgtcacacaacaacaacaagaggtgATATTTCGTTAATTAAAGCGTGATTTGCACACTCACTTTTGTGTTGAGCAAcactttattttatgaaaGACGAAGCTCAATTATGTATGTGCGTACTCttggcagcgacagcgaaCGCGCGCACACATGTGATTTGTTTGACTTACGGTGAGCGACTGACAAATCAGCAAACGCAAGTCGCTGACTATGGCCAGTGCACATCTCTTCTTCACACATAAAGCTGCGCTGCTCGGCTGCAGCGTCAAATTCGacaatgtacatatgtacgtgtATACGTACTGATCAGGCTATTGTATTTTGCTTTCTCTTCTTAATTGCAAGGGCATTGTCAATGCATTTTTCGTTTGCACTTAAATTGGATTCGGCTCTGCTCTattttactctctctctctctcttaaagAGACTCTTGTACTGCTTGAAATTTTGACCGGCAAATTTCCATTCTCTCTGCAAGCTGtgcattttttttggaaaGCTTTAAAAGTCTTGCTGTGCAGTGCATTGCACTCTCTCAAAATTTTGCCTTGTCATTGATCGCTCTTTGGCAATGTATACAAATGGTGTATTTATATGTGTGCGTGCCATTAAATAcacaaatgtatgtatataagtcGGAAGTGTTGTTGTCTGGTCGTCTTGCTCATCAAAAACAACCGGTTGACGTTGCACGAGACCCATAAACAATAAGAAGCAATCGCAAGCGTGTTCGCTTATCGCTTTCAGTTCTGTAGACGGGCACCTCGAATGTTATGCCAAACATTTGTTATCAACTTTCTCAAGTGCCACTTGtagtagtattattattagtgcttttattattgatgACTGTACCTACTAAACGGTAGTTGGATAACTTTATGTAATAACAGGGTATCTAAAACTGAGTCTAATCATTGTAATACGTGGTGCTAAAAAATTTAATGTACAGTAATCAGTACAAGGCGAAATCCAAATAAATAACTACTAGTGTTAAATCGACAGTCATTATAAAACGATTAACAAGTCTCAAGTAAGCATGAATGTGATCAATATAATTGTTATAAGGAATTATTATACTCAATatggaaatacaaaattttcttttaatcaGCTAAATACTAAAATCAAAGATTATTTAAGAGGTCAGCTTCTAGGGCTTGCTAgctaaataaacaaaaaaatttatattatataagatTATTTAGTAGGTCGTCTGGAAGGgaattaaatttcatagtGATAGTAAAAAACGTTTGTCATtcaaataaagcaatttaaacGTTTAGAGTTAATTATGGTCAACAATCAAATGAATCACTATTCCAGATTATTTCAAGCACTTCCACGAAGTATTTGGATGATTTTTTATCAAGTCGATGAAGTGGATCGCAAATTACACTTGTTTTAAGCGTCGTCAAGAGCcgattattttgatattagaATCATAACAATCTCTTGGAAATAAGAGCGGTCTAGTCAAaacaaatgtgtttttaaagGGGAAATTGATAACtgataaattgtttttgactCAGCAGAACTCTCTAAATATTCACCATGACTTGCAATAAATAGTAAACATCTGTCCTAGAAATGTAATatctttattgttgttttgttttgggtttcGTCGAACTGCTAAACTTGTCACCAGCCCATTTGAGGAGCTTTGATAGCTGCCAGAGTGCGATGAAGAACAATAGAACGATGCTAAGGCAGAACACGTAGATGTCGAATGAGTTGTAGACAAGCCAATTGATATTCCTGGCCACACTTCGTGATAGGGGAGCTCCACCAGTGGCGATCACATGCTCGATCCACCAGATCGCCAGTTCGAGAGGTTCTTGGGGCCTCTCTCGGAAGGCAACAGTCGAACGTTTCATTTGTGATGCAAAactgaaaatacataaaactaTTATCACACATTCTGTTCAGACTATAGCATTGATTACTTCTCGTTCAGTATGGTGTTGAGAGCCTGGCTTAGATGTGGCTCATCAAACTCATTAAAGCTGACAATAACACCAAAGCGTCGTTGTTCTACCGCTCCAGCATTGAGGAACTGATCTCCATAGAAGGGTGTCACCAGCATTGGGACGCCACAGTAGACAGCTTCCGTGGTGCCCAAGAGTCCGCCATGTGAAACGAAGGCCTTGACCTTGGGATGACACAACAGATCCCGCTGTGGCAGCCACTCGTAGTTGAAGAGATTCTTGGGCTTGCCCTCGTTTCCAGTTTGATTGTTCATGCGCATTACAAAGGTGTAGCCGGGCAGCTTAGAGATTGCATCATATAAGGCCTGACGCTTGAGAGGAGGCAACGTACTGGGATTGACCATCGAACCCCAGCTTATATAGATGACACCTTGACTGGATGAGTTGAAAAGTTGTTCCAGGTGCTGAAGTAGATAATCAGCGAATAAGAATTTCatgatattaaatataattgtttggtttttaaatattatgcaaacatttttgcatttgaaaaatcTGTACTAAATTTATCTAAATCTAAAGGCCTAATTCTCTTGTGAGAACATTTTggtatttagaatattttgtgTCAAAAAGTTAGATGCCTGAAACTAGTTTTAGAAAATGATCTAAAACtgttgtttaaaattaagaaaataatcgACAAATTTACAAATCAATTAAGAAGTTGAGCAAACTCAAAAAAGTTTAAGATAAGAGATAAAGAAATAACAATAGCCAAGGCCATTGaatgtgtatataaattgatatatttttgtgtgtgtaaataaaacGTCAAGAATGCTATATTAAGAACAATGAATTGCTCAACTTTACCGTAAAAACGAGAATAcgatgaataataaaattcttattcttgttttttatgccCTATcaaaaacatatgtatgtgacatcttgatatatgtatgtatgtataatgcAAAACTCTTAAATTTTCTTGTAAACTTAATGATCTAAATTTTTCTAAAAGACTGGTTGGGTTGTCAAAGTGTATGCTACAATTCTTAAAGTATTTAAGTGTTCTTTATGTATACGAGATGTTAAgctttatatactatattcacATACTTTACTATCGTATATAAACCTACCTTCGGAAGAGGTTTTGCCTTTCCCACTTGCAGCCCTCCCACTTCGACTACGTTGGGAGCATAAGGCTGGGCGCCAGTCAGGGAATGATGTTGATTTATGAGCATGAGACTTGTGTTCTTCACAATTTCATTAATCGGCGGtaggccaaagccaaagcgtTGGCTTATCAGCGCGTCCGTGGCTGGCTGTGTAATGAAACTGAAAGTGAAAAGTGCGAcacgagagatagagacaaaagagaaaaataaaatgagaagCAACTCACTTGTAAAGCACATTGACAGTGTGAAAGTGTAAGAAGTTATTGAGTCGAGCCATAAAATCCATTTGATCCGTGTAGGTCAGAAAACTCATGGGCATCGTGGGGTTAATGAACGGTGTGCCCATGCGTTTGTAATGCCACGGCATAATGGCACAACTACTCAGAGCAATGACTGGAGCATCCAAGAGGTGCGCCACAGAAGCCAAGCAATCGTTGGAGAAATGCTCCATGATGATAACATCATAGCGCAAGGGGGAGCTCAACAGATCGGCAATCAGCGGTGAGTTCAAGGCCACCTTGCAGGAGCGCAATCCCCAATCGTTGAGCATGAAGAACGTGGGCACCTTGAAGGGAATGAAACCCAATAGTTGCGACTCCTGTTCAAAGATCTGCAAAACCAGAAATTCGAGTGAGTAGATCAACTTGATGGTTATCAATCAACTCAACTCACCTGCAGATCCACAATGTCTGTCAGCAGCGGCATGCCTTTGAAAACATAATCCGTGTAATTGGCCACTGGCTGCTTCAGCGGGAAATAGCTGTACATGCTGATGTTGTGTCCACGCTGCGCGAGTTCCACAAACATGGGGCGAAAGAAGTCAAAGTGACTCTTGCCGGGATGTCCAAACAGTCCGAGTATCTGAGCTCCTTGGCCACTCGAGGGGGCTGCGATCAAACCCAAGAGCAGTATCAATGCTTGATTAAGCATGTTGATGCCACACCAGGTGCTGCAGATTCGTTTGTAGCAGTTAAATAGAGACGCCAAGTTGTTACTAAATATTACTGGATGGAATATCTTTTTAAAAGATTTGATTGCACTATCTAATAAGAGATCGCTTTATACCGTCAAACTGTGCAAGATATTTTTGAGTATGTTGAAAGCAATATGATAATTGCCTTTGCCAGTTGCCTTTTTTATCACACACTGCAACTTCTAAGCCagtttttaaatgaaaactacttttttatatataaagaactcttttaaagtaaaatttaaatttgttttttaccCCACGCTGTAGATATTCTTGTATCTTTTAATTGGCATATCCgaaattacatatgtatatgtatgtgtttttgATCGCTGCAAAGTGTTCAATGCAAATTGCTATCTTTGGCCATAAATCGTGAACGTTaacacttttttatttatatatgtatatctataaTTTCGGTCAGTCAGCAattgtgttgcagttgcaagtgcTTAATTATAGATGCCGCCTGGCATTTAGAGACACTTTGGCTACaattttatatgcaaaacaaCCTTGACTGactcagcaacagcagcagcagcagcacaatcCCTTTGTCAAAGCACAGAATTGAAATGCAGTTTTTTGTGTAGTTCCGTTATTTGCAACTTGTCTATTGGACGCTTCCAGCGAGACTGAACTCTACTTGTTGCTGTCGGTTGACAACGACTGCAGCAGAAACTCGACTCACAgtttaaacaaataacaaagaaCTCGAGACTAGGAGTTGCAATGGGAGTCGAGCTCAGACTCAGACTTGAAATCGTGATTGTTGCAGTGGTTCAGCCCTGCGGCAGCTTGGGGATAAGGTGATGAGTGGGGGAAGGGGGCAGCCACACTTGCCACAAGCCCAATCAAGAGTGCATTTTGTGGCAACGTCAACTTCGATTACGTTCGGCTCTCCGTTGATTCAATCAAtgtaattaatatgcaaattgcatatGCAATGAGATTTATTGCAATTACAATACATAACAcacactctctgtctctcactctttctctctctctctctctctgttgcaCTCCTGTTCTCATCACTTAAATTATAgttagtaaaatattaatttattgcaagACCGCaaacaatatttgcaaatgcaattaccTACACTAGAGTGAAATTCTCATATTTGCAATTACGTTAAACAAATTTCACTACTAGAACACGTTTCACCTGGCATATTTAACAAGTTAGTCTTCTTTCtgcaaataatattgatattttatgACGCTTTTAATTGGCAAATAAACGTATGcgaattttaattgcaattttcatattgaattcaatgcgaccatataaaacaaatttcaaatatttaactcTGCTGagttaatttcaaaaacaacTGCAATATTCTTAAGACTCATAAAGGTGCCattcaaacaattttaaacaGCGCCCAGAAGAGcgccataaataaattttttaattttcatccGCTGTCAAACGCACCTTTTTCGTAGCATACTTTCGTGCTGATATTAGAAATCGGAAGTCTTATTAGAATTTCTTGAGGGCGAGGCGAGCATTTGAAGCAATGACAAAACTTGGAGTAACTTGGCTTATTAAAATTCACTTGGCTGATAATGGGTCGAATAATAACCATAATTTTTGAGATACTTGCagtaatttcaaaatgttgcaCACTCTATTCGTACAATAAAATATCATTGCCTGTGAATGCTGCCGCCCGTGGCAAGTCgttaaaattaagaaaattatttaattaggaAAAATTTTCACGTTCCGCTCAATTAGCAGAAACTTGACTGAGATTTTGAGAAGTTCGACTGGGAAAAACTGGACTCTGGACGCTGTGACGACAACGATGTCAACAGCTGCTTTGTCAAAAGGGGGATGTGTGTTTGAGTGAGGCCGGAGAGACAGGGGCAGGCAGGGGAGGATGATGGTTGGCAGGAAGTGTTGTGTTAATATTTGCGACACGTCATTAAATGTGCCTTAATTGTGAAAATTTTCACAAgcgaaaagtgaaaatgccaaaagcagcaaaatttACGACACATTATCAAATCAAGTGtggaaaaacttttataaaatcacactcacacacacacacacacacacagccaaaCATAGAATAGCATCAACAGCTGGCTCTGGAAAATTGAAGGTATGCCTTTAAGTGAGTTTTCTTGAAAATCGATAAGCATccgaaaattgaaaatgtatcaatttattttaacgTCTTTTGCACTCGCAATGCTATTATTCGCTCCATTTTTCTATTcgccttttttttgtatttgctgaTAAACGGcaataaaatggaattttaAATGATAGAAATCGTATTGAAAAGTCACAAGATAAGCGAATCAACAGAAAAAGGGTTACGGCCAGCGCGTGTCCGTTTCTCTTGTGAAAAGTGGGCGGGAcacttttgaaaattttccaGCCATTTACATTTAATCGAAGTGCATGAAATGATAAGcatgcgagagtgtgtgtgtgtgtgtgtgtgtgaaatttataacaaatcaataaaatgacAATAGGTGCAAACTTTATCGACGGCCAGGGGGGAGGGTTAAGGTAGCAGCGGACGACGTTCCATTGTGCAAAAATATTCTCAGTGCCAGGGGGAGCATATACATTATAGTCAtggaaaaagagagagagagagagagagagagagggggcaCACAAATGAAAGTTTTCGATAAACAATTTTTCGCACGGAAGTGCAATTTGAAGTGAATGCTTTGGTTCCATGTCCTGAAAATGCGGAAATTATACAGAGAAAGTTTCTAATACATTTGTTACCGCCAATCAATCGCTTTGTCGTAGGTGTTTTCGATTGCACAGCTCGAAAAAAGGGTTGCTCACTGTAAGTGCTAAGAAACTTTAGCGTCAGATAGACATATTGCTATCTCAGGGCACTATCCGGTAAATCTATTCTGGAGGGGGGCTAGAAAACTTTCTAGGCactttgaaaacattttaaaatattgccaAGGTAATGACTTCTAgagtgtagcatacttttagggagGTTTAAAACTCAACTACTTGCTTAGGCAAGTATGCTAAATAAAGTGCCTAGAAGCATGCTATGAAAAAGCAGTTACTCATTagctttaatttgtatttatgtattaagTATTCGAGGCATGTGTCAAACGCACAATTTGCTGCCGTGAAGCATGTGGCAACTCAAACACTTCTACTCACCTGCTGCAGGTGTCCTTAATTGACAGCACAAAACTATTTACGGCCACGTCACGTGATCTATAAATGCTCCCAAAACACACATAGATTCAGTTCTCCTACTCcccaaacaatattttatcCATATGCTGCATTGATTTAGTCGTAAGCTGCTTTTGACTTTGGGACAGTTGGAGTTGGCTTCAAGTCAGGTGTCGTATCGTAAACAAACTTTCAGCATAACCATCACATGTGtaagtgtgtaagtgtgtCTGTGCGCTGTGTTGCTGTTCTAGCTATTTCCGTGACagtaatcaatttatttttggcagtGCGCCGATTGCGTTTCCGTTCCTTGGAGCATTGGATCAACTTTTTAGCCCAGAGCAAGAGAGAGTTCTTGTGTTCCGCATTTTGGTTTTGGCGTTGCGATTTCCGCCAACATGTCGATAAATCATGCTACGTCCCAAAAGCAGCGAATAGTTCAAGTCTTAGACAGCGACAAGAATGGAAATTGTAATGGCAATTCCCAATTCGATGGGGGGAATGGATAAAAGTTTTTGGGGACAGATCCTTTCAGGATGTTGGCGTGATAGATAAGCTGCCCCAGAGAATGGGTTACGACGCTCTCACTCTTCTGTCTCTCGCCGCTGTCTGCTTAATCAATCTTCTTTttggcaattaattaatttcggGCCAAAGTCGACGGCACGTGACCATCAAAATGAAGCGAAAAcatctttaaaatttaagtcCCTTTCCCCGCCCCCGCCTGGCAATTTCgtgcaataataaaatgtgttgTCCATTTTGTTGGGCCGGGGTCAAGTGCGGCTGGAATTGATGTTTCGTTTATGATTTATCGTCAATAGCTCTGGGCCCAGTCATTGCTCCATTTAATGGCCAGCATATTGCACAGTAGCcatgcaaaaaccaaaaactacaCTCGCCTTGGGTTGCGATTGTTCTTCCATAACCAacatcattgttgttgtcgtcgtcgtcatgcTGTCATAATCATCAGAAGACACAGAACATTCATCCATCGCCCGTTTTGCAACGCCCACATGTGCTCgccctgtctctctctctctctctctgtctctgtctcgctgCAGACAACCCCCAACTGCTGGCATCCTGATGTAATAACCATGTTTTCAGCTTGTAATGCGGCAGGGCAACAGTCCTTAGCTATTACAGCGTTGCGGGGGTTAAAGTCAAGTCCTGGCCGACAGGGGGAGGCCAAGAGggtcgacatcgacatcgcaATCGAGATTGAAACTGAGGGTGCGACGGGTTTTGCTACTTGTGCGAGTTGTGAATTGTTTTTGATGTTAAATGTGTGATAATTTAATGACTGTCGACGCCTGACGCATCACAGGACTTTGCTTCcacctcctccacctcctcctcctccttcttcgACTTCTTCCCAAGCTGTGCCTTTCAAAATTGAGTCGCAATCTTCACTTGAGCTGAGCGTTTAATTTAgtggaataataaaaacgTTTTTCGGGCATAAAATTCTCTGCGGCTGGAGATGATTTGTGCACTTTTGTGCCATGTAACAGATTGTCTTTTAATGATTTACCTTCCTCTCCGAGGGTTGTTTTTGCCTATCACTCCAATCACAAAGTGATACCACGATTAGCCTGTGGGAAATCTGATCTGAGTGTTTGttaatgcaaattgttaaACTGAAAACATTAGATAATCAGACGAGTTATACGAGTTTAGCTACGACTAAGCATATACTCTAAATTCCATAGCATATTATCTATATCTATACACTTACTCATCGCTTTCAACAATTGCATTCGTTGTTTCGCTGTTTCAGCTGttgttctgttttgttgtcaGTTGTCAGTGCTTAGAACCAGTTCAGAACATTCAAACACTATTCGAAATTCATTTGCATACTTGCACAGCGCGTTTGATTTACATAGTCACATTTTCTGCTGGcgatttcaataattttctttaaggCGATGAGTAAGTTTAGAACTTGATTATGATTTAAAGTAGATTTTTCGACTAACTAGTTTTTTGCTGTCAAATATGGAAGTGGAAAGAGAAAGAATTATTCGactattttgaatttaaagacTATTTTATCCACGTCCgcttttttcgttgttgccaTGGAAATAGGTTTCCCAGTCTTAACACTATCTGAATATAatttactacaaaaaaatatctatattgctgtattttaattttgcttatTAGATTACTTAGTTATAGGGGGATCGTTAGTCGAGTTGAGTGcttgattttaataaaacatttgcataCATTAATATTGATACAATTTACCAAGTTAATGTCTGAGTTTCATAGGTCAAGAGTAGACAAAGGAAGTTGCTCATTGATTATTTTATGACCTTCAAGAGACAgtgatattttctttttaatatgccccttttttttattctttttttacatttttagttGTCGTAAATTTATAAATGGTTTATCATtgtatttctaaatattttctatattcaattttgaaaacaaatgtaatttattagTAATTAAAtgacattattttaaaacgGAATAATCTTGCACTTAGAAATGTTTcctatatttaaagaat
This DNA window, taken from Drosophila nasuta strain 15112-1781.00 chromosome 2L, ASM2355853v1, whole genome shotgun sequence, encodes the following:
- the LOC132787279 gene encoding LOW QUALITY PROTEIN: uncharacterized protein LOC132787279 (The sequence of the model RefSeq protein was modified relative to this genomic sequence to represent the inferred CDS: inserted 2 bases in 1 codon; deleted 3 bases in 3 codons), producing the protein MLNQALILLLGLIAAPSSGQGAQILGLFGHPGKSHFDFFRPMFVELAQRGHNISMYSYFPLKQPVANYTDYVFKGMPLLTDIVDLQIFEQESQLLGFIPFKVPTFFMLNDWGLRSCKVALNSPLIADLLSSPLRYDVIIMEHFSNDCLASVAHLLDAPVIALSSCAIMPWHYKRMGTPFINPTMPMSFLTYTDQMDFMARLNNFLHFHTVNVLYNFITQPATDALISQRFGFGLPPINEIVKNTSLMLINQHHSLTGAQPYAPNVVEVGGLQVGKAKPLPKHLEQLFNSSSQGVIYISWGSMVNPSTLPPLKRQALYDAISKLPGYTFVMRMNNQTGNEGKPKNLFNYEWLPQRDLLCHPKVKAFVSHGGLLGTTEAVYCGVPMLVTPFYGDQFLNAGAVEQRRFGVIVSFNEFDEPHLSQALNTILNENFASQMKRSTVAFRERPQEPLELAIWWIEHVIATGGAPLSRSVARNINWLVYNSFDIYVFCLSIVLLFFIALWQLSKLLKWAGDKFSSSTKPKTKNSTYSPTKKMSRMLLMLPLLLSTLHILGHQVDAGRPLKVLGLFPHPGVSHFHFFQPIMHALAEGGHDVSVVSHFPSKNPPIRYKDFPLTGMDKLTNSVDLKFFEKRAFYNHFVEFFLLHEWGKQSCNSTLRSDALQTILKKKAGYYDVIVMEQFNTDCMMGVAHQLQAPIVALSSCALMPWHYERMGAPIIPSHIPALFMAQSQDMDFAGRLANWFTFHALNWMYKLISIPAADALVQYKFGHDLPSVGELAKNTSVFLVNQHYSLSGPKPLPPNVIEVGGLHIQKSKPLSAELQRLLDSAEEGVILISWGSMIRANSLSTAKRDGIVRAVARLKQQVIWKWENETLPNKPANMHIMKWLPQRDILCHPNVKVFMTHGGLMGSSEAAYCGVPTVITPMYGDQFLNAAALVQRGMGELLNYEDISENSVMRSLKRALDPKYAEAAKIVSHSFHHRPQQALQSAIWWVEHVAHTGGDHLIKPSSVEMSRFVYYSLDVYLVVGSILAIVIISWVSLIQRCRGKRPEQKNKRDSITYSKEYLRSIRKLIMNLCKMGSKCNWMWLLLFSLFSCLDTSHSLKILGLFPHPAISHFQFFHPILRGLAESGHNVDVISPYPDAQPPLGYTDYPLASNFSITLDFNIFEGRRLLFLLPYVDFSYLYAYGNDACRETLYSDGLEQVLKHPPGYYDVILMEHFNTDCLMGVAYKLKAPVVALCSSAMMPWHYERVGAPLIPSYISALFLGQSQQMDFGARLGNWVATHSLNLLYKLWNVPAADELLLQRFGPGIPSTAELVKNTSLILLNQHFSLSGPKPLPPNVIEVGGVHVRQPKPLSSQLQQLLDNAEHGVIVISWGSQLKAHSLNSEKRDGLLRALARLRQQVIWKWENETLPNQPSNVHIMKWLPQRDILGHPNCASFFTHGGLLGLTEGVSSGVPIVGMPICGDQFLNIASLVERGNAVXNWTLPPSVRRLFFEALSLALNPEYKLNAQRIATAYNNRPQPPLDTAVWWVEHVAETRGAPLLQPSAVHLSRFVYYSLDVYSAIAGVLLIILISFVALWRLCCRSKPKRKQKSKRN